In Hemibagrus wyckioides isolate EC202008001 linkage group LG16, SWU_Hwy_1.0, whole genome shotgun sequence, the sequence tggtacacaggggtcagcatgggcaccctgactggtctgtggctatgcagcctcatatgcaacaaactgcgaggcactgtgtattctgacacctttctatcagaaccctaattaactttttcagcaatttgagcaacagtagccccacaagagctgcagttttggagatgcataACAtctcgactttgaggacaaaatgttcacttgctgcctaatatatcccacccagtaACATGTGGGACTAACATGATTAGGAGataatcagttttattcacttcaccggtcagtgctcagaatgttatgcctgattggaaTAGATGTAAAAATTAAGTAAGTTCCTTCTTAAAATGCAAATAACGCTGTTGGTCAGCTGTAAATTCACACTGCTCTTCGATTATGTTGACAATAAAATTTTTAGCATCATGTCTTTTGGAAAATGCTAAAGACTTGAGAAGGACATTATATACATTTAACTAATGCATTCTTACATGTTTAataatttctgtgtttttaataacTTTGATTAAACATGTGCTCTAAGACAGAGATCAGTACTGCAGGCTGTTTCTGTTGTATTCCCACCTTTTCTTATCTCCATCCTTTACTGTTTCTGTGATTCTGTGATTTCTTGCTTTTGctgatgggtgtgtgtatgtgtgtttatgtttctctctctctcgcgcagGAGCAATCCTCAGGTTGAAAGGTATTTAATGCTAGTTCTGGCCTCAGCATTTGTGCTCACAGAACCATCGTCTTTTCTCCCAGTGTTCACTCATATATTGTAGAATCCTCCATGTTCTACttgtttttccccctttttcatgtttcttttgGTTGTTTATAGgtggattattatttttagtagtACGTATGtgtttagggggaaaaaacttAGCTTGAACCTCTTAGTAATTGGCAACTATAAAAGTGACACTAGTATTAAGAGTTATATAGGTAAATAATGAGTTCTAAGGATGGTTCAAGGAAAGTTTTTGTCTTGTCACCATCTTTTGTCTGTCAGTGATTTCAGTTGTCATTTTGAGCATCTGTTTAGTGCAAACTTTAAACTGAACCTTATGGATACATTGTAAGAACTTAATCCATAATTCACATTATATGAAGCTtgactttttattaaaaaaagggaaagtcTCACAATAATAACGTTCATGGGTTTAATGAAACTGTAACTGTAGTCTAGGTTTATTGCTTATATTAATATCAATACTTTAGCCAGCTCTGTTTATATAGAGGTTTTTGTATTGAATAAGCCCGCAGAAGAACACTTTTGATTGgttctgttggtgtgtgttttttttttcctctccagaCGAATGGAACGAATGGAATCCAAAGAGAAGCACAAATGAAAACGAGCCCCTTTGACCCGCTCGCCTCCGATCTGTTCTCCTCCACTTCCTGGTTAAACAACCAATCCCAGTCAAGGAGTTCTTCACTTCACAGCTCCTTCCACTCATCCACCAGTTCACGGTCTCTAAATTCCACTCCAGTTCCTCTGTTTCCCCAGTCTAACCCAATGCTGACCCCTGACCCCATGCAGGCTTTGCTGGCTCCACCCCCTCCTTCTCGCAGCCGTTCACAGGAAACCCTCCCGGTCTCCTCGAACCCCTTTATGCCTGATGTCCAGTCAAGACCCAACAGCGCCAACCCATTTACTGGCACCATGACATCACCACAGCGTCGTTCACTCACACCTGACTTTGACAAGCCGGGCCTCCACAGTGCCGCATCTGCCCTCGGCCATAGCTCAACTCTGCCATCCTCCTTTTCCAGACCAGCTCCACCAGGTTTGACTCCACTGCCACCCAAAGTCCAGCAATGGGTGACCTTTGATGATGATTTAGACTTTCATAAGTCAGGAAAAGCTTCAGCATCAGCTGCAATGATGAAACCTCCACTGCTTACTTTGTCCGCTAGTACTACATTCCAGCAGCCCCAAAACAGCTTCTCCACCTCTGGGTTTGACTCTAACAGTAACTGGGCTTCCCTTACCACACCCGCATTGCCGACACTGCCCCCTCCTGTACCAGGCAGGACTAACCCTAACGCAAACCCAAGAAATCCCTTAATCCCTGAGTTCACAGAAAGATAATATATATTGTAATGTTCTACTgaaattgaggtgtgtgtgtgtgtgtgtgtgtgtgctgggggaTTATATAAATTCCTTATTTATGTGTGTGGATTTGTACACTAGTGTGCTGTTCAGGTCGTGTGTCTCTGCAACGGCTTAATCAATCACTCGACCCAGAGCAGGCCTAGATTAAATATGATCGTTCTGGAGCTTCTATTTGAACACATATtcagacatacatatacacacacacatacaactgtgtgtgaaactgtgcaATATCTTATTTTTCTTCAGTCAGATGCTTATCAAATACAATTgcttttatgggtttttttttttaccactttcTTGTGTCTGGTTGTGCAGCATTTTTAAGTGATTGCAAGCTGCATAAATGTGTCTCTTGAATGCACAGTGTGTCATTTAGGTTCTTGGTTAGAGAGAGTTATTAGACCTTTTAATATGGCCTCTggaatttttgtttaaaaatagctTCAGCACATAGTGACTCTGTAACCCCTTGCTATCATTTCTCCCTCATTATGAATGTAATTTCAGGCTGTTTTGGGTTTAATGTCTTGTATTATTTCTCCAAAGTGATGCATTTCTGTCATTACTGTGTaacactgatcatttctgtaATTACACAGGCCCAGTTTTATTTCCTCTCTAGACCAACAAACTGAAGTATAGAAATTGTGGATATATGTATTGCATAGCCTTCGATGTggtttaaaaatgtacaatagtcttaaatttgtatatatatatatatatatatatatatatatatatatatacacacaatagtCTTaaatttgtatgtatatatatatatatatatatatgcttgtAATATGTACCTGCCATACTGGTATTGCACTGAAATGCTCTTATCCTTTAGGTCTTCAGATGTACTTTGAAGCCAGAGTTTTGAGTTTTCAGGTTCGAGAAAGCAGAAGCATATCTGTTTCCTGGCATGAGTGCAGCGTCCCTTGCCGCTCTCACTTCGGTTTCACATAATCCAAAGCGTTCAACAGAACTGCTGTGCATATAATGAATGTGCTTATTTTAGTGAGTTCTGGTGTTGGTCTTTGATGCCAAGATGTACGCCCTTGACCATCCCAGAAAGCTTATGTGTACTTAATCTTACATTTGTTTTCAGTTTACAGTGAGTTGGTACTTCACATTCAGTTTCAGTGGGAATGTGgttctttctgttctttgtttTAGGAAATAATATACCTTGTCTTGGCTAGCAGTTTGACTTTGTGTGAATCCACTCATAACAAATCAAACAGGGCCTTTAAGCATGTTAAAACACGCACAGTAGGAAAATATATCAATTACATGTTCCATACAGATATAGAATTTACCTTACTGATACCCAGTGTTGTCGGATACCTTCACTGTGCAGATCGTGTCATCACCAGTTTGGAAGTCATATTAGTTTCTGTGCATTCCATACTGTATTGTTTTGATCTGGTGATTTTTTGCTGTTGATAGTTTCTTGGCATTTTGGGATGAATATCTTTTCCTTGTGCAGTGTTTTGTTACACCACATCCATTCTTTTGTTCCAAGTGTTGGTGTTGGTACTGCTCTATTTGCAGTATTCATATTTCAGTCGTTCTTTTGTTACACTGCTGCATAACTAAATCCTTGTAATTGTTAACGTGCTACATTTTGAATCATCTTAAGAGGGCATTCTGCGGAGAAAAGCCGGTGTCAATCCGATAGGAGACGAACAAGCCGCCTCATATTGACAGGTTCAGTTTTGTGTGAAATGTCATGACATGTCATTTCCTTTCAGGATGATCCTGTATTCATGTTGTCCATTGCATATAGAGGGCTTTCTTATTGACCAGACATAAAGTCATGCAGGTACAGCGGGTAGGCTACAGAAACTGTACCTTTAAAGCAGATGTTGTTTGCACACTCTACTCtctttaaaacactttttttaaagaacgTAGCCATTGCAAAACTTGAATATTATCATTGAGgcaacctttaaaaaaaaaaaaaaaggagatgcCTGTTATTGCGTCAGTTCTAAATTGAATCCCCTCTAGAATATGACTGAatggaaattatttttatttcaactgTTGGAAATATTGTAACCACTGGAAAAATGATAGCATTACATGTACTGTTCAGTTGTATTCCAGCTAATattcaaatcaaatgaaatcAAGTCATGCAAATATGTAACTATTAACTCGTTTTGTGATGGTGACGTTTAAGAAAATTTAGCTCTGTAGTAGAGATCCTTGTGTTGTTAACCGTAACTATACAGTGAGTATGCACACAAACCATGACCGCAGTTTAGTAATTTGTATTCAACCTGTGATTTTAAGTTCATATCAAATTGCACAGATCTATGGAGTAATTGATGTTGTACGTAtgcaataataaatgtaaatgtattaatgtAAATGCGTTCGTCATCTTTGAGTTTTATTCCTTGCAAGATGCTATTGTGTAAGATGTCTGGAAAAGGAGATTCCCATGAAGAGCATTGACAAAGGATTGGGgggaaaataattataataaaatccaGTGGTTGAAATCACAACTTGCAATTATCAAACTTTCAAACTTGCAATTATCAAATTTTTCGTTTTTAAAAtcacttctttatttttaaaataaatacatcagtaATGTGAACGCAAGTAgtccttatttaaaaaaaaataataataataattcagtgtGGGAAATTCAGAAATGGGAAACTCTTTgaatgcaaaaaataaacaattataatTGTGCACAATTAATGAGAAAGATAGTTGGTCTATGTTCTTTAAACAGTTCTTTACACCTAAACGCAACCATGGCTGATAAAGTTTGAGAAAACTAGCTCTAGATGTTCTGTATATACGGTAAATAAGCTGTATATACGGTGTATAAATGTTCAGGGAGCTTGTATACCACAACATACGGCTATCGATGTTGCTAGGATTAGCCGGAAGTTGTTAGTctgcgcgtgtgtgagtgtggagaggGTAAGAATTTTTAAGTATGTTGTCGTGCGTATGTTGGTTAATATAGCAACGTCTTATAACGCAGATTCTtgatttatacatatttatgtaTCTTCTTGAATTGCATTACTAGCTTTTGTTAGCAGTGCTAAGCTAGAACGCTTAAAGAAAGTTCTAGCAGCGGGACTGCTTGAAGTGTTGTAGGTGCCATGGCAACGCAAAAACTGGCTGCGCGCGCTGTAATGCTAATTAGTCTTATATCACTTCTTGGCTAATTTAGCTAATTAAAGTAGGAATCAAACTGTCTGATTTACAGTCTTTTCCAGACTATCACAGTAGTAGTCATGGTCCAGCTTCACGTTAAACGCGGCGATGAGAGCCAGTTTCTGTTCAACACTACAGTGGACATTTCCATTCAGACCCTCATTCAGCAGGTCACTCAGGTCTACAATGGCAGGCTGAAGGTGGACAGGATTTGCTCTGGTAAGTTTATTCTGTTTTATGCAAATAGAGATGAAAATTTCTGATGaattatatgtaaatatgtttaaacTTCTGTTACTGTTGAATAGACCAGTTATCCCCACTCCTGGTCCCATCACAATTCCCAATTTTTTTGTCGTCactactctaacacactctgTCCACCTTCTTAGAGTGAACAGCCCTGTCCTGGGCAGCACTGGAGCAATCTAGCTCTACTGGGGTGTGATAAACATAGTGATCTGTACCTTATGTGTGCCTCTCCAGAGATTCCTGAGCTTGCAGATCATGGCATCACACTTCCCCCCAACATGCAAGGCCTGACCGAAGACCAGATTACAGATCTGAAGTTAAAGGACGAATGGGAAGACAAGTGCATCCCCAGCGGCGGGGCAGAGTTCAAAAAGGACGAAATTGGATGCAGGAACGGACACGGTAAACACCCTGTGCTTTGTACAAGTAATGTGCAATGCATGTAAATCCAACAAGCTGAAAAGAATTTCCCTTTTCTCTCGATCCAGCACCcaatgaaaaaatgaagaatGTTTTGAAGAAGACTATGGAAGAAGCCAAAGCACTGATCTCAAAAGTACGTTTGGGACTAACTTAATGCTTCCTTAGCTTGCAAAACTTAAGATATTGTGTCagtaactttttattttattctttttcaagAAACAAGTGCAagcgaatgtgtgtgtaaccatGGACATGGTAAATGAGGCTCTTGACCAGTTGCGAGGAGCAGTGATGATCGTTTACCCAATGGGCCTGCCACCTCATGATCCCATCAGAATGGAGTTGGAGAATCAGGAAGATCTTGCAGGAACACAGGTTGAAGTGTTTgaatttggattttttaaaGTCACCTCAGTGTATGATTATGAATCCTGAATtgatcttattttttatttgctctaAATCTAATTAGGTATTAGAAAGAATGTGACACTTCTTTTATTTCACTGGTACTTTACTGGATATTTGTTTTGCATGTAAAgtgaataatattattattattatactgttataATGTGCAATGTATCATTAATTTGTGAAACATTACCAAATGCAGAtgatcacttcacacacacacacacacacacacacatatatatatatatacatatacatatacatatatatacatatacatacatacatctctggaaaaaaataagagaccactgcccaatctccagatttgatccctgttgaaaacctctggaatgtcatcaagaggaagatggatggtcacaaaagctgtttgcttttttgcaaaaagagtggtataaagttccccaacagcaatgtgaaaaactggtggagatcatggagccaaaacacatgcaaatcagggttattccaccaaatactgatttcttaatgttatttagccaaagcattaacacaatttgtttatttgcattttcttttatttgagttattaaagctccgcaaatactgcatgatcttgggttattttgatgtgttgtcatttcttttaaatatacaaataacaatagttatattttgaatttaggagaaatattgtcagcagttcacaaaaaaatgaaacaaaactgttcatctcatcacctgtacatgcacctgtaagaaaaaaacataagaaacggattattttgcagtggtctcttatttttttccagagctgtgtgtgtatatatatatatatatatatatatatatatatatataggttctAACATGATGCATGTCCTTCAGGCTTCTCTACAAGTGATCCCAGAGAAAGAAGCTCAGCTATGGTGGGCAGGTAAAGAGTTGCTTCAGGACAAAAAGCTACAAGATTATATtggaaaaaatgagaaaacaaaGATTGTTGTGAAGATCCAGAAGGTGAGcacatttttttctgcttagATCAGGTCACAATGTATATTGCTTTCTCCTTTTGATTGTATTAGATACAGTAATTTCAGATGGTATTGCATAACTGCATCTAAGTAAATGTTTACATCTGACCAAAACACCTTGTTTCTGACATGCTCTTTACTTCAGAGAGGCCAGGGGGCGCCAGCACGGGAGCCTGTGGTCAGCGAGGAAGAGCAGAAACAGATGATGATGCACTATTACAGGAGGCAGGAGGAACTCAAAGTAAGGCACTTGTATAAGGTATTCTGTTTTCTGTTGTTGGAACAGTGTGCTCTCCAGCTCAAAACATGGTTGAAGTTccgtctgaatgtgtctgaatattttttttttattagattattagattgagcactgttctgagacctggattttgtttttactttgcaGAAGCTGAATGAAACAGATGATGATTCCTATTTgcagtcagagtggtcagacCAACAGGCCTTAAAGAGACAATTTCAAGGACTTACAAATATCAAATGGGGCCCCAGATAAATAGATCTTACTGACTTTATAAGAGACAATTTTGCAAATATTGATGCCTTTTCTGCCTACCTGGGGTGGACGAAATCTAGAATCTTCCAGATCCTCACTTCCTTTTAAATAGTTTGTTGAGTTGATAAACACAGCTTGTGATATGTCATTAAATGTACACTGAGATATCAAATGATACTAATTGAACATCTCTGAGCTCTCCAAGAACATGGAGAAAGAAGGATGCAACACCTTTcctgtctttgtctgtgatCCTTCCGTTGTGAAAGCCAGTGCTTTTTACGGGCAGGAAGTTGCATCACAGGCCTTCGGGGAAACAGATCATCCAAGGAGCGAAGGAAAGGATGACAACATCAGTCTTTTTGCGCTAAAGGAATGGCTAAGTTATGGTGAGGTGTGCTGCTCTATACAAAACATCTCTGTATTGAAACTTTCATTGTAACTCCCTTTCAGTTCAAAGCAAATGATTGTTTATCTTTGTGTATCAGTTTTAAAGCTGATAACTAAAGTTTGTGTGAAATAAAGgatcattaatattaaaatatgggTCTTATGTAGacttaacatttattaaagtagtGTCTTTTATTTGGTATTAAATAACtcttgtattaataataaaagcataCAATGAATTGTGGAAGATGCGCAGGTAATAAATCTGTTTGTTTAATGACCACACAGTGATCAAGCCAACCGAGGATTCATATAACCTTCTACATTCTCATTTCTGCACCTTCACCTGTATTCATGTATTTTAgccagtgtgtatcagtgcagaGTGCAGGAAGTGCCATTGAGGTATGCATTCATCCGGATCTCTTGGATGATCATCTCTCGTCTTTCCAGCCTCTCGATCAGTTCCGCCGCCTCAGTCGTGTACATGGCCTCTTCCCAACAATACACTTTCCTGCCTACCTCTGACATCATTGAGCTGTCCATCAATGGCTCGGACTCTTCACcatcactgtcttcatcatcatcagcatcttcATCTTTTGGTTCCACAGTGTCGGCCTTCTTGTTTAAACAGCTCGCTCCTTCAAGATGCCTGCTGCAGGTTATCCTCATAGAGATTGCCAGCATGACAAGGAATAGTCCCAGACACACACTCGAGACAAAGAGCAGGCCGGCCTTTTCAGGATGTTCTACAACGTTAAGTGAAACTTCATTTTACCAGTGCACAGGACTGCTGAATTGAAGTCTCTTCTAAAAGAATGCAAGTAACTGTAAGATCTTTATACTAGAAAACCCAGACTTTCTCTACCTGTAATGTATCCATATGCCATAAGAGAGTTGCTCACGAGGATTCCATTTTTAACTGGCAATCTGGACTCTCTGACATCTGGAAATTTCCCTGTGAATGCAAATTAAAAATGAT encodes:
- the cfap298 gene encoding cilia- and flagella-associated protein 298 → MVQLHVKRGDESQFLFNTTVDISIQTLIQQVTQVYNGRLKVDRICSEIPELADHGITLPPNMQGLTEDQITDLKLKDEWEDKCIPSGGAEFKKDEIGCRNGHAPNEKMKNVLKKTMEEAKALISKKQVQANVCVTMDMVNEALDQLRGAVMIVYPMGLPPHDPIRMELENQEDLAGTQASLQVIPEKEAQLWWAGKELLQDKKLQDYIGKNEKTKIVVKIQKRGQGAPAREPVVSEEEQKQMMMHYYRRQEELKKLNETDDDSYLQSEWSDQQALKRQFQGLTNIKWGPR